In Phreatobacter aquaticus, a single genomic region encodes these proteins:
- a CDS encoding SDR family oxidoreductase, translating to MRLKDKVAIITGGGSGIGRAAALLFAAEGAKLCLVDRDEAGVNETAAAIVAKGGVAITRVSDVGEVGSADRDAAAALDQFGRIDALYCGAGFSVGGTVLTTKPEDWEAVFRANVGGTWLWARAVAPAMKAQGGGSIVTTASQLALAGGSGNVAYIAAKGAILSLTRTMAVDFAPDRIRVNAVVPGAIDTPMLQRSFRRKADPEAAKQASISRHPLGRLGRPEEVAEAILFLASDAASFTTGTTLAVDGGWLAG from the coding sequence ATGAGGCTCAAGGACAAGGTCGCGATCATCACCGGCGGCGGCTCGGGCATCGGACGGGCGGCGGCGCTGCTGTTCGCCGCCGAGGGTGCGAAGCTCTGTCTGGTCGACCGCGATGAAGCCGGAGTCAACGAAACCGCCGCCGCCATTGTGGCAAAGGGCGGCGTGGCCATCACGCGGGTCTCCGATGTCGGCGAGGTCGGATCGGCCGATCGCGATGCTGCTGCAGCGCTTGACCAGTTCGGCCGCATCGACGCGCTCTATTGCGGGGCTGGCTTCTCGGTCGGCGGCACGGTGCTCACCACCAAGCCGGAAGACTGGGAAGCGGTGTTCCGCGCCAATGTCGGCGGAACCTGGCTCTGGGCCCGCGCGGTAGCACCCGCCATGAAGGCCCAGGGCGGCGGCTCGATCGTCACGACGGCCTCGCAGCTGGCACTGGCCGGCGGCAGCGGCAATGTCGCCTATATCGCCGCCAAGGGCGCGATCCTCAGTCTCACCCGCACCATGGCGGTGGATTTCGCGCCTGACCGCATCCGCGTCAACGCGGTCGTGCCCGGCGCGATCGACACGCCGATGCTGCAGCGCAGCTTCCGACGGAAGGCCGATCCCGAAGCCGCCAAACAGGCCTCGATCAGCCGGCATCCACTCGGTCGGCTGGGGCGCCCGGAGGAGGTCGCGGAGGCGATCCTGTTCCTGGCGAGCGATGCCGCAAGCTTCACGACCGGCACCACGCTCGCCGTCGATGGCGGCTGGCTTGCGGGATGA
- a CDS encoding ABC transporter substrate-binding protein — MKISRRDVLAGSATIATASSLSWSASAQTRAETLRYVTGAAVNTLDPTMPGATREAFGVSVNVYDRLVSFGRKKRGDNWVFDIDNIRGEIAERVVTSADGMTFTFHLRKNAKFHDGTPVTAEDVKWSLDRAVSAKSLAAAQVGTGSWTKPEQFKIIDQHTVEAKVDKPDRLALPNLCTLYAVIFNSALVKKNATAADPWGQEWTKNNTAGSGAYTVENFKAGEQVILRRNDAWVGGVDGKPAPFRRIICQTIPEAATRASLIEKGDADLSIDLQPSDIDTLVQRGRVKAISTPQFNAFTMIAFNTKMAPFDNKKVRQAIAAALPYDSIFKAALFERGAKLYGGTWSGTPTDASFPQPMPYKQDVAKAKALLAEAGYPNGFETFFAFNLGAAAFAEPIAALVKEALAAINIKVDIQKLPDAQISTMVTERKLPFFVETSIAWLPSTDYFFRTFLYGPQRWNYSGWNDSRINEIAEKARFETDKAKYDAACKEMIAIMAEETPIVMLWQPNQDAVMPKNIDGYTYGYHRQVDFRDVKRS, encoded by the coding sequence ATGAAGATCTCGCGTCGGGACGTGCTTGCAGGATCGGCAACGATCGCCACCGCATCCTCCCTCTCATGGTCCGCCTCGGCCCAGACGCGCGCGGAGACGCTGCGCTACGTCACCGGCGCAGCCGTCAACACGCTCGACCCGACCATGCCCGGTGCAACGCGCGAAGCCTTCGGCGTCAGCGTCAACGTCTATGACCGCCTCGTCTCGTTCGGCCGCAAGAAGCGTGGCGACAACTGGGTCTTCGACATTGACAATATCCGCGGCGAGATCGCCGAGCGTGTCGTCACCAGCGCCGATGGCATGACCTTCACCTTCCACCTGCGCAAGAACGCCAAGTTCCATGACGGCACCCCGGTCACCGCCGAGGACGTGAAGTGGTCGCTGGATCGCGCCGTGTCCGCCAAGTCGCTGGCCGCGGCCCAGGTTGGCACCGGTTCCTGGACCAAGCCGGAGCAGTTCAAGATCATCGACCAGCACACGGTCGAGGCCAAGGTCGACAAGCCGGACCGCCTGGCGCTGCCCAATCTCTGCACGCTCTACGCCGTCATCTTCAATTCGGCGCTGGTGAAGAAGAACGCCACCGCCGCCGATCCGTGGGGCCAGGAATGGACCAAGAACAACACGGCCGGTTCGGGCGCCTACACGGTCGAGAATTTCAAGGCCGGCGAGCAGGTCATCCTGCGCCGCAATGACGCCTGGGTTGGTGGTGTCGATGGCAAGCCGGCGCCGTTCCGCCGCATCATCTGCCAGACCATTCCGGAGGCGGCCACCCGCGCCAGCCTGATCGAGAAGGGCGATGCCGATCTCTCGATCGACCTGCAGCCGAGCGACATCGACACGCTGGTCCAGCGCGGCCGCGTCAAGGCGATCTCGACGCCCCAGTTCAACGCCTTCACGATGATCGCGTTCAACACCAAGATGGCCCCCTTCGACAACAAGAAGGTCCGCCAGGCGATCGCCGCCGCCCTGCCCTATGACTCGATCTTCAAGGCCGCTCTCTTCGAGCGTGGCGCCAAGCTCTATGGCGGCACCTGGTCGGGCACGCCGACCGATGCGTCCTTCCCGCAGCCCATGCCCTACAAGCAGGATGTCGCGAAGGCCAAGGCCCTGCTCGCAGAGGCCGGCTACCCGAATGGCTTCGAGACGTTCTTCGCCTTCAACCTGGGCGCGGCCGCCTTTGCCGAGCCGATCGCCGCCCTGGTCAAGGAGGCGCTCGCCGCCATCAACATCAAGGTCGATATCCAGAAGCTGCCGGACGCGCAGATCTCCACCATGGTGACGGAGCGCAAACTGCCCTTCTTCGTCGAGACCTCGATCGCCTGGCTGCCCTCCACCGACTATTTCTTCCGCACGTTCCTCTATGGACCGCAGCGCTGGAACTATTCGGGCTGGAACGACAGCCGCATCAACGAGATCGCGGAGAAGGCCCGGTTCGAGACCGACAAGGCCAAGTATGACGCGGCC